The following nucleotide sequence is from Kineobactrum salinum.
TGATATCCAGATGCCGGTTATGGACGGTTATCAGGTAATACACGAATTGAAGCACAATCCGGACCTGGCTGCGATTCCGGTGATTGCCGTCACTGCCTTTGCGATGCCCGGCGATCGCCAGAAAGTAATGGCAGCCGGATTTGATGGCTGTTTCACCAAGCCGATAGACGCTGAAACCTTTGTGCAGCAGATGAGGGAATTTATCCCGCAGGGGCCGCAGACCGGAACACAGAGCGGTTCGCACACGGACACAGGATGCGAAGAGAGTGGCCACGATACTGATAGTTGATGATCACGCCGACAGCCGCGAGTTTCTAGTGACACTGTTGGGCTACCGCGATCATGTCATGCTGGAAGCCGCAGATGGCCTCGAAGCTTTGACCGTGGTCCGGGACCGGCATCCGGACCTGGTGGTCGCTGATGTATTGATGCCGACCATGGACGGCTATGAGTTCGTCATGCAGTTGCGCGCTGATCCCGATATTGCCCGCACCCCGGTAATCTTCTATACCGCCACCTATCATGAACGCGAGGCATTGAGCCTCGCCCGCAGTTGCGGTGTTTCCGACGTGTTGACCAAGCCCTCCGAGCCCGGGATCGTACTGGCCACCGTCGACCGTGTACTGGGCGAAGTGGTGACGCCTTCGCTACCGCAGAAAGACGAGCTGGATCGCCGGCATCTGCGCTTGATGACTGACAAGCTCAAGCTGGTTTCCGACGATCTGGGTGTGGCCAGCCAGCGCTATGCGGCGCTGATCGATATCAATCTGCAACTGGCATCGGAACGGGACCCAAGGCGTCTGCTCGACAGCCTGTGCCGGATAGCACGCGAGCTGATTGGCGCGGGCACCGCCATGCTCGCGGTACGGGACAAGAACGGAGATGGCTCACTCTATCTCAGCAGCAGTGGCCTGGATCCGGAAGTGGCACAGAAGCTGAGCCTGCCCTCGATGCAGGCAGGAATCTTCGGCGATGTTATCGGCCAGCGCAAGGCGCGCCGCCTGCCCAACCCCGGAGGCGATCCGCTGACGGTGGGTTTGCCGGCAACCTATCCGGCGGCGTACTCGTTGCTGGCGGTGCCGGTGATGTCGCTGGCACATACCTATGGCTGGATCTGCCTGTGTGATCGCCTGGGTGGCGGCGGGTTCAGCGAGGAAGACGAAAACCTGTTGGGTATTCTTGCGGCCCAGGCGGGCAGGATCTACGAGAACGGCAGCCTGTACCTTAGCCTGAAAGAACAGGAAGAAC
It contains:
- a CDS encoding response regulator, with protein sequence MGRRILVIEDHADNLDLMVYLLGAFGYRVSTARNGREGLDCAARERPDVIICDIQMPVMDGYQVIHELKHNPDLAAIPVIAVTAFAMPGDRQKVMAAGFDGCFTKPIDAETFVQQMREFIPQGPQTGTQSGSHTDTGCEESGHDTDS